In Ostrea edulis chromosome 4, xbOstEdul1.1, whole genome shotgun sequence, a single window of DNA contains:
- the LOC125672189 gene encoding trace amine-associated receptor 1-like: MDLSTVYNEIDDILREDIMNGTVNFKSRDEQNQDAAYQRMPTVIFLGLLIFVGVVGNIIVLVVYTLKYPSTTFKFYILALAVIDLLTCCISMPFEIADNVLPFMFFNETVCQVGRFLGNVFKIAAAFIIVVMAIGRYKKICHPFSRSTTISQARFAFIASIVLACVFSWPTLFIQGIRERKLNFNITGYDCTINSDIAHTNYPFVFSTVLFTVYAIVFLALAILYSLVIYTLNKHAKEQEQFEFNDNIRKSNPRITKMMIAITVGFIVCYIPNCILDAISTFKHGYVAPPSPIVLATLPLIARTFFINNVINPFIYLFGDPKFRNIIKQCTRWLFYTICRPGQKRLKDFTVAETMHLTDVKHTTSHS; this comes from the coding sequence ATGGATTTATCTACCGTGTACAATGAGATTGACGATATACTACGGGAAGACATAATGAATGGAACGGTCAACTTCAAAAGTCGTGATGAACAAAATCAAGACGCCGCCTATCAGCGCATGCCCACTGTGATCTTCCTCGGGCTTCTAATTTTTGTAGGAGTGGTTGGAAATATCATAGTGCTAGTAGTGTACACTCTGAAATACCCCTCCACAACCTTTAAATTCTACATCCTGGCTTTAGCCGTTATAGATCTCTTAACATGCTGCATCAGCATGCCGTTTGAAATTGCTGACAATGTACTTCcatttatgttttttaatgaaACAGTGTGCCAGGTGGGACGCTTCCTTggaaatgtgtttaaaattgcCGCCGCATTTATCATCGTCGTCATGGCAATAGGCCGATACAAGAAGATATGTCATCCTTTCAGCAGGAGTACGACAATTTCACAAGCTCGTTTCGCCTTCATTGCGTCCATAGTTTTAGCATGTGTTTTTTCATGGCCGACGCTGTTCATCCAGGGGATTAGAGAACGTAAacttaacttcaatataaccgGTTACGACTGCACCATCAACTCAGACATAGCGCATACAAACTACCCATTTGTATTCTCTACAGTGTTATTTACGGTGTACGCCATTGTGTTCCTAGCACTAGCGATTCTGTACAGCTTAGTAATCTACACTCTCAACAAGCACGCCAAAGAACAAGAGCAATTCGAGTTCAATGATAACATTCGGAAATCCAACCCAAGGATAACAAAAATGATGATTGCAATAACAGTGGGTTTTATCGTCTGCTACATCCCCAATTGCATTCTTGACGCAATATCTACATTCAAACATGGGTACGTAGCGCCCCCTAGTCCCATTGTCCTAGCGACTCTACCATTAATAGCGAGGACTTTTTTCATCAATAACGTCATCAATCCATTCATCTACTTGTTCGGAGATCCCAAATTTAGAAACATTATTAAACAGTGTACGAGGTGGTTATTTTATACCATTTGCAGACCGGGACAGAAAAGGCTGAAGGACTTTACTGTGGCTGAGACGATGCACCTCACGGACGTGAAACATACAACTTCACATTCATAA